CTCCTAGTCTTTGAGAACCGTACTCTTGACCCAAACAACATCATTTGCAATTCCCTAAGACTAGCTCGCGAGTGGCAGGAGGCCCAACCGATCAAACACATCGAGACACGTAACCTTAGCAATCAAAGCATCCATACATCAACTTGTTTGACAACTCTGTATACGGATGCGTCATGGAGAGCTCAAGACAAAACTGCAGGATGTGGCTGGATTATGTACACCCCACACTCGGAGGACCCAAGACAAGGAGCTACAACAGAATTGTTCGTCGCAACCTCCCTGATGGTTGAGGTGCTAGCTGTGCGAGAAGCCCTAATACAAGCCAAAGCTGCCCATCTATCCAATATCTGCCTCAAATCAGGTAATCAAGTGCTTATCAAAGCTCTAAACTCGAATCAACATCATGTGGAACTCTACGGAATCAACTTGGATATCGAGAAACTAGCTTCATCATTTT
The window above is part of the Brassica napus cultivar Da-Ae chromosome C8, Da-Ae, whole genome shotgun sequence genome. Proteins encoded here:
- the LOC106442186 gene encoding uncharacterized protein LOC106442186, giving the protein MALQRRGIMTHPVTCARCGEPETADHLFPHCRFAKRVWSNVPTTRQLDIQPTSTFANTLESSPPLKLLVFENRTLDPNNIICNSLRLAREWQEAQPIKHIETRNLSNQSIHTSTCLTTLYTDASWRAQDKTAGCGWIMYTPHSEDPRQGATTELFVATSLMVEVLAVREALIQAKAAHLSNICLKSGNQVLIKALNSNQHHVELYGINLDIEKLASSFSSIVFSYVPRNLNSAADALAKSALYALNI